GCCGGCCGAATCTGTTCGGCTGCGGCGCTTCAGGCACTGAGTGGCGATAGCGTGTGGCTGCCTATTGCCAAGCCCTATCGCTATAGGCCTGGACGCTGAACCGATGGTGGCACACGCAGAACTTGAACAAATGGCCCATCATGTCCTTTCTCCGAACGAGCTGAACCAGTTCAAAAAAAATGGAGGGAGAACAGGCGCTGACGTTCTTCTATTTATGTTTTTCAGCCAAGGAAGCCTTGTTCAAGACGCTGCTTCCTCTGTGCCAGACCGACATGGAATTTACAGAACAAACCCTTTTCGGTTTCAAAGCGAACAAGGATTAACGAGGTTTACGATAGAGGTCATCGTCATCCCTGCTCTCCCTTGCCCCGTGTCCTTCACATAATCCTTTTCAGTGCCCACTAAAGTTCGCTTGCCTGGTTGGAGCATGGTAGCCACGATGAGTTTTTTCTTCGCTATATCCGGTTTAAAACTGGGCTCTACTGGCCAAATTTGTACGGCATAGTCTTGGGCGAACAAAATCAGATTTGGAGCGGTGTCTACCGGCGTCTGTAGATGCGCGCACATGACATCGCTGGCTTGTACTTCAACAATTGTTTTGTAGTGGGGCTTGTCGTAACTAGCCAATATCAATTTTGTCCGAGTCTGAACCCCCAGCGCCTCCTGAGGGTGGCAAGGCGTCACTTCTCCATAGGCGTAGGAGCACCAACTCACCTGGGTCATTGTGACAATTTCCTCAGGTTTTACAGACAAGTCTTTCTGGATGCTCAGCTGGTCTTGCGGCTTTTCGTAGGGGATTGCTGCGCAACCAGTGAGCAATGTGAGCGTGAGCAGAGTGATGAAATTTAAATACATTGCTTTCATTCCTATGAATTACATCGACTTGATAGAAAAACTTCGAAAATCGAAATTTTTTCCTGCTTAGCATAACCGGATGGCGAGCACACTTACCGAACTCCAACATTTGGCAGCCCCGTGCGGATGAGGCCACCGTGTACTTCTATCGCACCTCGGCCTGCCTTCCGGTAGTTTTTTCAGGGCCGGCATTCCCGCCGGCAAGCACAGCGTCGCCTCCACCTCGCCACCCATCATCAGCGGTATGGTTAACAAGCGGTTCGATATCACCGTCGAAAATGGAAAGGTGTATTGCGTCGCCGATCAACTCAGCACCTTTGACTACAAGAATGGGCAGACCTTGGGTGAAGTCGACGGCCGTCGTTTCCGTGGAACAATGTTTTACTCGCGCTACGCGCTTGTGCCTGCCGAGGAAGCGTTGCGTTCCATCAAGTGGTGCCAGGAGTTGCCGGAAACTGCACCGTAACCACGCGTGCAGTCCAGCAGCGGCGTGGCTTCGAGACTCAATATTGCTTCGTTCAACCTCGGTACGGCGCTGGGTGGCATCGGCGCGGGCTGAACCAGGTCGGGCTCGCCTATATACCCGTTGCGGGCGCAGGTGTGGCATTGGTGGCCATCGGAACACTTGTTCTACAGATGAAAAACAGGCCAGGCCGGCGAGAAAACCCTACAGGAAAGGCGCTTTCAGAGACTGCAGAGCGGTAGCTTCATTGCGGCCCCGCCTGTGCGTTTGATTAAACGCAAATCGAAACGTTGTACTAGGATAGGATCCATGCCCGCAGCGCTTTTGCCGGTCAAGAAGCTTTTCGCCGCAGCTGCAGGGACACGCACCACCCTTTGTTATTCAAGGATGAAGACATGAACTCAAACCTGTTTCCGCACATCGGCAAGGTCATCGCCAGCACCGGTAGCCGCCACTTCCCACGCATGCTGCATGATCTGATCCGCGCCCAACTGGCGGTGGACGCCACGCATATCCGGCAGATGCGCGTCGAACCGGTGACACAGCGCTGTGAGCCCGAGCCACCGAAAGACGCAGCGCTGCGAGCCGACACCCTCTTCAGCGAACACAGCGACAGGCGGCAGCCCGAGCCCTCGTCGACCGCCGCCGACGCTGCGCAGTTGCACCTGACCCGGCGCAAGGACGGTTACCGTTACGTGATTTCGGTGTACCGCAACGATCAGTCGGAACGGTTTTCGGCTCAGGAGCGCAGCCTGTTGCAGGACATCTCCCCGGTGCTGCTGCCTATGGTGGAAAAACACATCAACGCGCTGCAGCCGCTAGAGATGGGTCCGCCAGGTCTGGCGCCGATCGCCGAAACCACTGGGCTCGACATTCTGCGCCTGCGTTTCAACGAGCGTTTGCAGCAACTGGGGTTGAAGCTGTCGAACCGCGAAAGCGAAGTGTGCGTCGGCCTGCTCGCCGGGCACACGGCACCTGAACTGGCTGGGCAGTTACAGTTGAAGGTCAACACCGTGGAAAGCTATCTCAAGCGCGCGGCGATCAAGCTGGGCATCAGCGGCCGGCATTCGTTGATGAAGTGGATGTATTCGCCACAGAACAGTGCAGCCTCCCCCGCGGCCTGACACCGCGACGTCAATCCCGTGCCAACGCTTCGATCGGATCCAGCCGCGAAGCGTTGCGCGCGGGCACGAAGCCGAACACCACGCCGATGAGGGTCGAACAGAACACCGCCGTCAGCACTGAGCCCATTGAAAACACCATCTCCCATTCCTTGATGAACACCGAGAACAGATGGCCGATGGCATACGACAGGGAAATACCGATGGCGCCGCCGAGCAGACAGACCATCACCGCTTCCACCAGAAACTGCTGACGAATGTCCGACTGCCGCGCGCCGACCGCCATGCGAATACCAATCTCGCGGGTACGCTCGGTTACGGAGACGAGCATGATGTTCATCACGCCGATGCCGCCGACCACCAGCGAAATCACCGCGATCAGAGACAGCAGCAGTGCCAGCGAGCGGCTGGTTTTTTGTACGGTTTGCATAATGCTGTCGAGGTTGTTGGTGAAAAAGTCCTTGGTGCCGTGGCGCTGCAGCATCAGCTTGTTGACGTTGTCTTCCACCACTTTGCTCGGCTGACCGTCCTTGATACGCACACTGATGCTGTCCAGATAGCGCTGGCCCAACAGACGTCCGGCAGCGGTTTCGTAGGGCACCCAAACGTTGAGTGATTTGCTCGCGGCGAACAGGTTCTTGTTCTGCGCTGTCACACCAATCACGGTGCACGGCAGATTACCGATAAGGATCACCTGCCCCAGCGGATCGACCTGCTCGCCAAACAGACGCTGACGGGTCTTGTGATCGATGACAACCACCTGGGCCTGACGCCGCGCATCGCTTTCGCTGAAATGAATCCCCGCTGCCATTTTGATCCCGCGCACCTGAAAATACAGATCGCTGACGCCGTTGACCTGGGCATCGACGTCGATGTTGCGGTAACGCAACAGCAGATTGCGTCCGACCACCGGCGTCGCGCTATCGACGTAATACAGCTGATTGAGCGCCGCGACATCGGCGGGCACCAGGGTTTCGATCGCGGCAGAACGACTGTCGCCGAAACTGGTCCCGGAATAGATATCGATGGTATTGCTGCCGATCGCCTGAATGTCCTTGAGCACATAACGCTTGGCGCCCTCGCCGATCGCCGAGATCGAGACCACCGAGGTGATGCCGATGACGATACCGAGCATGGTCAGCAAGGTACGCATGCGATGCGAAATCAACGCGACCCAGGCCATGTTGAATGCTTCCTTGAACAGCCCGAGGCTGGCGACCAGACGCCGTGCTGCGGTTGCTTGTGGCGCCACCCGATCGTCGCTCGCCGGCGCTTCACTACAACGTACGTTGCGGCGGTCGCTGAGGATTTCGCCATCGCTGACTTCAATGATGCGCTCGGCATTGGCCGCGACTTTCGGGTCATGGGTCACCAGAATCACCGTGTGCCCGGCGGCGTGCAGCTCCTGCAGAATGTGCATGACTTCCTTGCCACTGGTGGTGTCAAGAGCGCCGGTCGGCTCGTCGGCGAGAATGACTTCACCGCCGTTCATCAAGGCGCGGGCAATACTCACGCGCTGCTGCTGGCCGCCGGAGAGCTGGCTGGGCCGGTGCGTCAGGTGCCCCTCCAGGCCAAGCCGCGCCAACAATTCACGGGCGCGGGCATGGCGTTGCGGCTCTGGGGTTCCGGCGTAAATCGCCGGGATTTCGACGTTGTGCATGGCGCTCAGGTGCGGCAGCAAGTGATAACGCTGAAAGATGAAACCGAAGTAGTCGCGACGCAGTTCCGCCAGCGCCTCGCTGTCAAGATCACGGGTTTCGCGGCCGTTGATCTTGTAGCTGCCGGCGGTGGCGTAATCAAGGCAGCCCAGGATGTTCATCAGGGTGGATTTTCCGGAGCCGGAGGCGCCGATGATCGCGATCATTTCCCCGGCATGGATCGTCAGGTCAATAGCGTTCAGCGCAAGGAATTCGCGGTCACCCGCAGTGAAGCTGCGAGTGATGCCGCTCAGTTGCAGCAGAGCTTGGGCCATGATCAGGCCCCCGCCACAGCGGATACCGGGTCACCGATCACCACCCGATCGCCTTCAACCAATCCGTCGTTGATTTGAACTTTGACGTTGTTGTTGATCCCGACCCGTACAACGCGCGCCTGGGCCTGGCCCTTGGCATCGAGCACGCGCACCGCAAAACTGCCATCGTTGTTGCGCGCTCCTAGCGCCGCCACCGGAATGGTCAGCACTGATTTGGCCGTGTCGAGCACCACCCGCACCTGCGCGGTCATGGAAATGCGCAGGCGATGATCCGGGTTGGGCACCTCAAACAGCGCGTTGTAAAACACCGCCGTGTTTTGCTTCGCAGTACCGGCCGGCGGGGTTTCGAGGAAATTCTGCGGTGCCGGCTCAGTGCCGCGCAGCTTGCCGTAATAGCGTTTGTCTTCGCCAAGAATGGTGAAATACACCTCCTGCCCCGGCGCGATGTGAATCACATCCGCTTCTGACACTTGCGCCTTGACGGTCATGGTGTCCAGATCGGCCAGCTTGAGCAGGATCGGCGCCAACTGGTTAGCGATGACAGTCTGGCCTTCCTGTGTGACGATGCCGACCACATCGCCATCAATCGGCGCAATAATCCGCGTGTACGCCAGATTGACCTTGGCGGTGTCGATCTGGATATGCGCACTCTTGATCTGCGCGTCCAGGGACAGCAGGTTGGCCTGCTGCACTTCGTAATTCGATTGTGCGGTTTCGAAATCCTGGCGGGAGATCGAAGCGTCCTCCTGCAAGTTCCGGTAACGCTCGAACAGCGCCTTGGTCTGGCGCAATTGCGCCTGGGTCGCGCGCTTTTGGGCTTGCAGGTTTTCTTCGTCGACCTGGGCCTGACGCAACGTGTTCTGCAACACCAGCGGATCGATTTCCGCCAGCCACTGCCCCTTCTTCACCTTGTCGCCGACCTTGACCTTCAGCGATTTCAATTGACCCGACACTTGCGCACCGACATCGACCTGCTTGATGCCTTCGAGCAGCCCGGTCGCGAGCACTGCGTTCTCGATGTCACCGCGCTCCACCGTGGCGGTCAAATACTGTGGCGCTTGCGCCGGCGCTTGCACCGCGTAAAGCAACAAGCCGGCCATGGCCGTCAACACCACACCCAGAGCGACTTTGCGCAACTTTGACTTTTCCATAGATGACCACAAATCCGTTAAGGGTTGAGCCCGGCCAGCGACCGGGCTGCAAGACGTACACGTCAGTCAGGAGAGCATTGCACTGGCCGGCTGCTTCAGACCCTCGTGCCACCATGCTGCGAAACTGAACACATTGGGGGCCTTGAGCAGGGTGAAATGATTGCCTGGCCCGCGCCACACCGTCAGATCATTCGCCTCACGCCGCCAGCCTTCGACCATAGCCGCCTGCTCGCGCTGATTGCCGGCAGCGTCCAGCGTCGGATCCTCCGCCAGCGCCAATCGCACCGGGCCGCTATAGCGCTGACGCGGTTGATAAACCGTGCGCAAGGCGCTGGCGAAGGTGCGCGTCGAACCGAGTAGAGACTGCGGCGACGACCGCGCCGACAGCACGCCCGCACGCACCATGCCCTCGTGCAACAGACGCAGTTGCATGGCGTCATCGGCGACGGCGAATACCTCAGCATCGATGCCCAGCGAAGTGCCGGCCGACAGTTGCAGCGCCTCGATCAGCCGCTGTAGCGCAGCGGTCGCGGTGTACGGCTTGCCAACCACCCCATTGCCGCCGGGTGATTCGCTGTCGATCAGGGTCAACGACGCCACTTCGCGTCCATCCGCCTGGAACTGCGCGGCCATGGCATGGACCACCCAGCCGCCGAAAGAATGCCCGATCAGGTGCAGCGGGCCTTGCGGATAGAGTTGCTCAATTGCCCGCCGATAAAAACGCGCCGCTGCCTCGACCTCACTATGCGGCACAGCGCCGCCTTCCAGCCCGCGCGGTTGCAGGCCGTGGACTGGCCAATCGGGACCGATGGCCTCGGTCAGATGAATGAAGCCGGTGACGCTGTCGCCGGCACCCGGCACGCAGAAGATCGGAGCCCGTGCGCTATCGCCGGTCTGAAGGGTGACCAGCGGTTGATACACAGGCGCTGCCGGTGCCTGCGCCCCTTCCAGTGCCTGGCTCATTGCCAGGCCCAGCGCTTGAATGTGCGGGGCTTTCATCATGCTTTGGTGATCGCCGGGCACGTCGATGCAGCACAACTCGGCATCCGGCAACTCCTGCGCCCAGCCCAGGGTCGGGCTGAGCTGCTCCATCGCCGTCGAGCGTTGCTGCGCGCGGAACACGTGCACTGGCAACGGCAACGGATTGACCCGGTAATGCGCCAGCGCATGCCCGTGCGCCACCTCGCGATCGATGTAGTGCCAGGTATCCTCCGCCGAGGCTGCCGCCAACTCGGGATGGAGCAATTGCTGGCGCTGGCAGCGTTCGAGCAGTTCGGCGAACGTCAGTGCTTGCACCTCGCTTTGCAACACGGCCAGCGCCGTCAGCCCGCGCTGGCCGTCGTCGCCAAGGCCGATCCAGTGCGCGGTGCAATGCAAGAGCAGTTGGCGCTTGTGCACGTGAGCATCGCTCCAGCGGGCCTTGTGCGGATCGGCCAGGCGCGGCACATAGCTGTCGATCAGTCCGATAAACTCGACGACTTCGTCCTGGCCCAACAGTTGCTGAGCGACTTCGTAAGCCAGCACCCCGCCAAACGACCAGCCTGCCAATCGAAAGGGCCCGTGGGGTTGTCTGCCACGAATGATCTTGACCATGCGCGTCGCCAGGCATTCAAGGGTGCGTAATTGCGTCTGGCCGAAGTCGATACCGGGCAGACCGTAGATCGGGAAATCGCCGCCGATGTGCCGGCCCAACGCCGGAAAATACAGGTCGCGGCCGCTGAATTCATGGACCAGAAACAATGGCGTACCGCGATCGCCTGCGCGAACCACGGTCAGCCCCGGTTCCTGCTCGATGACACCGTCTCGTTCACCGAGCAGCGCAGCCGCCGCTTCAATGCTCGGGTGCTGGAACAGCTCGGCCAAGGTCATCGACAGACCGGTTTGCTGCATCTGGTTGACCAGCCGCACCGCCAACAACGAATGCCCGCCCAGCTCGAAGAAGTTGTCATGACGCCCAACCCGTTCGACCTGAAGGATTTCGCTCCACAACTCGGCCAGACGGGTTTCCATGGGATTGCCCGGCGCCTCGTACACACGGTTGAGCATTGCCGCCTGGGTCGGTACCGGCAGGGCCTTGCGGTCGACCTTGCCGTTGTTGTTCAGCGGCAACACCTCAAGACGCACCCACGCCGAAGGCACCATGTATTCCGGTAGCCGTGCCTGCAACAAGGCACGCAGCGTGGCGCTTTGCAGGTCGGCATCGTCTGCGGTGAAATAAGCCACCAAACGTGTCTGCTTGCCGTCTTGCCGTGCCAGCACCACCGCCTCTTTGACGCCCGGGCAACTGAGCAGCCGGTTTTCGATCTCGCCCAGTTCAATGCGAAAGCCGCGAACCTTCACTTGGTCGTCATTGCGGCCGAGGCACTCGAGCTGCCCCGGCGCCAGCCAGCGCACCAGGTCGCCGGTGCGGTACATGGTTGCATCGGGCCTGCTGCTGAACGGGTCGTGGAGGAATTTCTGTGCCGTCAGCTCAGGACGGTTCAGATAACCCAGGGCAACGCCCTGCCCGCCGATGTACAACTCACCGGTGACGCCGAACGGCACCGGTTGCTGACAGGCATCGAGCACATACACCTGTGTGTTGGAAATCGGCCCGCCGATTGACACGCTGTCGGCCTCTTCGGCGACGCTCTGTACTGCAAATGCAGTGGCGTACGTGGTGGTTTCCGTCGGGCCATAGCAGTGCACCAGACGCAGATCAGGTGCCTCGGCGCGCAACTTGCGAAACGCCGCCGGATCACCGCGCTCGCCGCCGCAAAGCAGGATACGCAAGCCCTTCAGGGCGTCGGGAATCAGCTGTACATATTGGTTGAACAGTGCCGTGGTCACGAACAGGATGCTCGCGCCGCTGCGTTTCAGCTCGTCGCCGAACGCCTGCGGCTCGAGCAAAGTGGCATGGTCGATGATCGCCACCCGCGCGCCATTGAGCAATGCACCCCAGACGTCCATGGTGCTCGCGTCGAACGCCGGGTTGGAGGCGAATGCCACGCAATCCTGCCGATTGAAATCGGCGTAGCCGTTGTTGATCACCAGCCGCGTGATCGCCCGGTGCGGCACCATCACGCCTTTGGGCATGCCGGTGGAGCCTGAGGTGTACATGATGTACGCCGGCGTTTGTGCCGACTGCGGCAGATCCGGGTTGTGATGGGGTTGAGTGTCAAGCTGTAACAGATCGAGATCGATGCGCCGTACGGCAAAGTCCAGGGTGGCTGTGCTATGGGTCAGCAGCACAGACGCCTGGCAATCCTCGACCATGAACGCCTGGCGCTCGCTCGGCGCGTGAATATCCAGCGGCACCCAGGCGGCCGCGCATTTGCCGATAGCCAATTGCGCGAGCAGCAAGTCCAGTGAGCGCGGCAACAGAAGCGCCACCGCATCGCCGGCTTTTACGCCATTGCTGAGCAGATAATGTGCCAGCCGATTGGCCCTGTGGTTTAACTGCGCATAGCTCAGGGTCTGCTCGCCATGCAGCGCTGCGACGGCGTGGGGTTGTTGCAAGGCCAGGGCTTCGAACACACGCTGTACCGTGTCGCTCTGTGGGTATTCGCGTTCGGTCGCATTGAAATCAACCAGCAAGCGCTGGCGCTCCTCGTCCTGCACCAGCGGCACATGGGCGAGCAGCGCCTGGTCGTTGCTGACCATGGCCTGCAGCAGTTGCTGCAAGTAACCGGCAAAGCGCTTCACCGTAGTTTCATCGAACAGCGCCGTGGCGTATTCAAGCCAGCCGCCGATGCCCTCGGCAGTGTCGCCGAGGGTCAGGGTCAGATCGAACTTGGCGAAGTGACTGGGTTCGGCCACGGCTTCCAGCGTCAACTCACCCAAGGCCAGTGCCGGGCCGTCGCCGTTGCGCCAGTTGAACATGGTCTGGAACAGCGGACTGTGCGCCAGGCTGCGCACTGGCCGAGTAATTTCCACCACTTGCTCGAACGGCAGGTCCTGATGCGCCTGAGCTTCGACTGTCAGCGCCTTGACCCGCGCCAGCAGCGCTTCGCCGGTCAACTCACCGCCGGTGTCGATGCGCAGTGCCAGGGTGTTGACGAACAGGCCAATCATTCCCTCGACTTCTGCCCGAGTGCGGTTGGCCACCGGCGAACCGATGATCACGTCAGTCTGCCCGGCCAGACGCCCGAGCAGCAGTGCCCATGCGCTGAGCAGCGTCATGTATAACGTCACGCCATGGCGCTGACTCAAGGCCGTGAGCCCGGCGCTCAAGCGCTCATCCAGTTGCAGCGCAATGCTGCTGCCGGCGTAATCCTGCTGCGCCGGTCGCGGCCGATCCGTGGGCAGGGTCAGCAGGGCCGGCACATCGCGCAAGGTGCGTTGCCAGTATTCGCTCTGACGCTGCAACACCTCGCCGCTCAACCAACGCCGCTGCCACACCGCGTAATCACTGTATTGCAGGGTCAACGCCGGCAACGGATCGTCTTCGCCCCGACTGAACGCCTGATACAGCGCCATCAGTTCGCGGGTGAGCACGCCCATCGACCAACCGTCTGAGATGATGTGGTGCAAGGTGAGCAGCAGCACATGGTGATCATCGGCCAGACGTATCAGACGTCCGCGAATCAGCGGATCGTCAAGCAGATCGAACGGCCCCGAAGCCTCGCCCTGGATCAGCGCCTGCAACGCCTCTTGCGCCTGTGGGTGGTGGCGCAGATCCTCGACGCGCAACAGCAGGCCGCTGTCGACCGGAGCGATCAACACCTGAGCGTTGCCATCCAGCGGCGCGAAGCGGCTGCGCAATGTTTCGTGGCGCGCGACGATGCGCGCCAGCGCCCGTTGCAGGGCATCGTCGTCCAGCGCACCGCGCAGGCGCAGGGCAATCGGAATGTTATAGGCGGTGTTGGCACCCTCCATCTGCGCCAGAAACCAGAAGCGCTGCTGCGAAAACGACAGTGGCAGCGCCGTTTCACGGGGCACCGGCAGTATCGGCGGTTGCGTGCAGCGCCCGGCCTCGGTCAATACCTGCGCCACCGCCGCCAGTTCGGCGTTGGCGAACAGATCACTGAGCACCAGCTCGACACCCAGTCGCTGCCTGACCTGCGCGACCATGCGCATGGCCAGCAGCGAATGCCCGCCCAATTCGAAGAAATGATCCGCGCGCCCTACCCGCTCGACCTGCAGCACGTCGGCCCAGATGTCGGCCAGCGCGTTTTCCACTTCGCCTTGCGGCGCGGCATATTCTCGGGCGAACAATGCCGAACGCTCGGGTTTCGGCAGGGCCTTGCGGTCGAGTTTGCCGTTGGCGGTCAGCGGTAATCCGTCGAGTTTGACGAAGGCGGACGGCACCATGTATTCCGGCAGTTGGGTCAGCAGCAGCGTGCGCAGTTCGGCCACGGCCAGCGCCTGCACCTGCGTCTGTTCGGTGAAATACGCCACCAGCCGCGGCTGCCCCGGCTGATCCTCGCGCACCAGCACCACCGATTCCTGAATCCCGGGCAATTGATTGAGGCGGTTCTCGATTTCCCGCGGTTCGATACGCGCGCCGCGAATTTTCACCTGATCATCATTGCGCCCCAAATACTCGAGCGTGCCGTCGCCGCGCCAGCGCGCAAGGTCGCCGGAGCGGTACATGCGCGCCTGTGCCGCGTGGCTGAAGGGATCGCGCAGGAAGCGTTCGGCCGTCAGCTGCGGCTGGTTCAAGTAGCCCCGGGCTACGCCAGTACCGCCGATGTACAACTCGCCGACCGCGCCAATCGGTACCGGGCGCTGTTGCTTATCGAGCAGATAGACCGTGGCATTGCTCACCGGCTTGCCGATGTGCAACGCATCACCGCAGTCAATGCGCCCGGAAGTGGCGACCACCGTGGTTTCGGTCGGGCCGTAATTGTTGATTACGTCGAAACGCTGGTTGCGCGAAAACTGGCGCAAACGGTCGCCGCCGACCAGTAGCGTGCGCAACGTCGGGTGTTCCAACTGTTGGCTGAATGCGTATTCCGCCACTGGCGTGGGCAGGAAACTCACATCCAGGGGCTGCGCGCGCCACCAGTCAAGCAAGGCGTCGATGTCTTCGCTGCCGTCATGCGCCGGGGCGATGTGCAGCGTGGCGCCCGCACACAGCGCTGGCCAGACTTCCCAGGCCATGGCATCGAAGCCGAAGCCGGCGAGGCTCGAGGTGTGGCGGCCGGCACACAGGTCAAAGGCGGCGCAGTGCCAGTCGACCAGGTTCGACAGGGTACGGTGCTCGACCATTACGCCCTTGGGCAAACCGGTCGAGCCGGAGGTATAGATCACGTAAGCCAAGTGCGTGACATCGAGATCCGTCCGTTGCGGGTTACGGGTGCTGCCCAGCGGCCAGGTGCGCGGGTCCAGGTCCAGCATGGGCACTGCCAGTCCCGGCAGACGTTCGCGCAGATCAGCGCTGGTTAATACGGCGACTGGCGCACTGTCGCGCAGCAGATGCAGCAGACGTTCAGCCGGGTGCGCGGGATCGACCGGCACGTAACCGGCGCCGGCCTTGAGGATCGCCAGCAACCCGACCACTGCGTCCAGCCCGCGCCGGGCGAGGATGGCGACCCGGTCGTCAGGTTGCACGCCCAGAGCGATCAATTGATGCGCCAGGGCGTTGGATCTCTGATTCAACTCGGCAAAAGTCAGCGACTCACCCAAATGCACCGCAGCCAGCGCGTGCGGACGCGCCAGCACCTGTGCTTCGAAACGCTGATGAATGGGCTGCGCCGGTGGGTAATCGACCTGGCTGGCATTGAACCCACGCAGCACCTGTTCGCGCTCGGCGGTCGGCAGCACCGACAATTGACTCACCGGGGTGTCCGGCGCGTGTTCGAGCGTCGACAGCAACTGCTCCACCGCGCGCACCAGATAGGCGCAGAGACGCTCACCATCAACAGCACTGGTGGCCAGTAACGTGAGGCTGAAGCGGTCGCCGAAGTCGTCGATGCTCAGCGTCAGCGGGTAGTTGGTGCGCTCTTGCGAACGCAGCACACTGATGCCGTCCCAGGCGGCGAGTGCTTCGGCGCTGGCATTGGCGCTGGAGGCACTGTGGCGATAGTTGAGCAGCGTGCTGAACAACGGCGACGAGGCAACCACCCCACTGCAGCGCTGCGCCAGTGCCAGCGGCGCATGCTCGTGGCGCATCAGCGTGGTCAGCCGCGCGTGGGTGGCCTTGATCGCCTCCCTGACGGCCAGCGCTGCGATGTCGACCCGCAGCGGCAAGGTATTGATGAAGATGCCCAGCGCGCGTTCGGTGCCTTCGGCGTTGTGCATGCGCCCCATCAATACGGTGCCGAAGACCACGCTCGTTTGCCCGGTCAGGGCGCTCAGCACCTGGCCCCAACCCAGGTGGAACAGGCTTGCGACGCTCACCCCCTGCCGTCGTGCCTGTGCTCGCAAGCGTTGGTCCAGTTGCGAGTCGAGCGCCTGGCTGGATTCGACAAGGTCGCTGCCGTCGCCATGCACGCCTTGCAGGCCGTACGGCAAGGTGGGTTCGTCGATGTCAGCGAGCATGTCGCGGAAGAACGCTTCGTGTTCCGCCTCGCT
Above is a genomic segment from Pseudomonas azadiae containing:
- a CDS encoding helix-turn-helix domain-containing protein, translating into MNSNLFPHIGKVIASTGSRHFPRMLHDLIRAQLAVDATHIRQMRVEPVTQRCEPEPPKDAALRADTLFSEHSDRRQPEPSSTAADAAQLHLTRRKDGYRYVISVYRNDQSERFSAQERSLLQDISPVLLPMVEKHINALQPLEMGPPGLAPIAETTGLDILRLRFNERLQQLGLKLSNRESEVCVGLLAGHTAPELAGQLQLKVNTVESYLKRAAIKLGISGRHSLMKWMYSPQNSAASPAA
- a CDS encoding MacB family efflux pump subunit, with product MAQALLQLSGITRSFTAGDREFLALNAIDLTIHAGEMIAIIGASGSGKSTLMNILGCLDYATAGSYKINGRETRDLDSEALAELRRDYFGFIFQRYHLLPHLSAMHNVEIPAIYAGTPEPQRHARARELLARLGLEGHLTHRPSQLSGGQQQRVSIARALMNGGEVILADEPTGALDTTSGKEVMHILQELHAAGHTVILVTHDPKVAANAERIIEVSDGEILSDRRNVRCSEAPASDDRVAPQATAARRLVASLGLFKEAFNMAWVALISHRMRTLLTMLGIVIGITSVVSISAIGEGAKRYVLKDIQAIGSNTIDIYSGTSFGDSRSAAIETLVPADVAALNQLYYVDSATPVVGRNLLLRYRNIDVDAQVNGVSDLYFQVRGIKMAAGIHFSESDARRQAQVVVIDHKTRQRLFGEQVDPLGQVILIGNLPCTVIGVTAQNKNLFAASKSLNVWVPYETAAGRLLGQRYLDSISVRIKDGQPSKVVEDNVNKLMLQRHGTKDFFTNNLDSIMQTVQKTSRSLALLLSLIAVISLVVGGIGVMNIMLVSVTERTREIGIRMAVGARQSDIRQQFLVEAVMVCLLGGAIGISLSYAIGHLFSVFIKEWEMVFSMGSVLTAVFCSTLIGVVFGFVPARNASRLDPIEALARD
- the macA gene encoding macrolide transporter subunit MacA, whose amino-acid sequence is MEKSKLRKVALGVVLTAMAGLLLYAVQAPAQAPQYLTATVERGDIENAVLATGLLEGIKQVDVGAQVSGQLKSLKVKVGDKVKKGQWLAEIDPLVLQNTLRQAQVDEENLQAQKRATQAQLRQTKALFERYRNLQEDASISRQDFETAQSNYEVQQANLLSLDAQIKSAHIQIDTAKVNLAYTRIIAPIDGDVVGIVTQEGQTVIANQLAPILLKLADLDTMTVKAQVSEADVIHIAPGQEVYFTILGEDKRYYGKLRGTEPAPQNFLETPPAGTAKQNTAVFYNALFEVPNPDHRLRISMTAQVRVVLDTAKSVLTIPVAALGARNNDGSFAVRVLDAKGQAQARVVRVGINNNVKVQINDGLVEGDRVVIGDPVSAVAGA